The Kiritimatiellia bacterium genome segment GTTTAACAAACAATCCTATTCTAATCACGGCCGTGCGCGGATTGATTCATGTATTGCTCTCAAAAATTCCGGCTGAAGACATGCCGCCTGTGCAAATTCAGGAACATCTGGCCAAAAGCATGACTTTTATTGAAGAGAATCTCCAGCGTTCGCTCTCCTATCTGGAACTGGCGCGCCAGATGAATATGAGCGTGAGCACGATGTTGCGTCTCTACCAGCGCGAATTGGGGCTGTCGCCGCATGAATATCTATGCCAAAAACGCATTGAAAAAGCCTGCCTGCTTATTCATGACCGGAGAACAAGCATTGAACAGATCGCGGAGGAAACCGGCTTTTGCGACCGCTATCATTTCACCAAGGTTTTCAGCAGGACAACCGGCCAGAGTCCGGCCCGCTTCCGCGCTTATGGCAGGAAGCGAATTTGATCTCAGGAAAAAGGTCGCGATATTGTCAATTGCAATCGGATTGGCGGGCTTTGTGATTTTCCGCCGGCGGGTGTTACCGCTCCCGGTTGTTGCCGAGCAGCGGCAGGAAATTGGCGGCCAGCGACGGGTTGAGATCAAAGAGCACAAATCCGCCGGCTCCGCCGGCGCGCAATGCCCGGATTTGTTCCAGGAAAATTTCGGGAGGAAGGTCGCCTTCGCTCAAGGTGGCGCCGATGCCCGGATAAACGCGTCTATTGCCGTTGGGAAGCGATAACTGGCGGGCCAGGGTTGTGCGGAAGATGGAAACGGAGGGAAAATAATCCATCGGACACACAAAATCAACCGTCCCTTCCCTGAGCCACAATCCCCAGTCCTGGCCGACGCTTTCCGCGCATTCCGGATATTTTCCAAAAACGGCGGCCGAAAGCCTGGCGGATGGTTTTGCTTTTTTCATTTCCCGGCGGACGGTCCTGACAAATTCCGTAATTTGCAAAGCGCGCCAGGTCTTATAGGCGCCGCTCTTTCCGCCTGAAATAACATCGGCCGGCCATTTTTTGACTGCCGCGCCGGACCAGTTTTCAAAACGTCGCCGGCAGGCCGCGCAATAGCATGAGTTTTCGTCCGGATAGCGGATGTAATCCAGGTGAATGCCGTCAACATCATAACGGTTTAAAACTTCAAGGATTGCATTTACTTCCAGCGCGCTATTGGCCGGATCGGAGGGGCACAGCCAGTTCAGGGATTCATTCCGGCCGTTTTTTTGCAGGCGCCCCTGCCGGCGCAGGCCGGCAATGAATTGTTTGTCAGCGTTTTGCAGGTCCCAGCATATTTTCCAGACGTGAATTTCAAGCCCGGTGGCGCGGGCGGCGGCGGAGCATTGCGCCATCTGGTCGCCGAATTGGACGGTGCTTACCATCCGTCCGGCGTATTTGCTCGGAAAGTGGGCCGCGCCGGCCCAGAGCATGTTCGGAAACACGGCGGTTATGCCGCCGCCGGCGAGCAGGCGGCAGGTCTTATTCCAGTCGCCCGGGTAAAGCCCCAGGCCGGAATGGTTCCATACTCCGCGGAATTCGTTTTGCCTTGCCTTCAAGGCCGGCGGCGGACGGTATTCCTGCCGCCGGCAAAAATATTTCCCGGCCGCGTTCCGGACCGACTGGTCATAATAACCGAGCAGGGCCAGAAGCATTTTTTTCTTCTGTTCGCTGTCCTCGCTTTGTAAGACATGGGTCATCCAGGCGCCTTTTTCCGATAAAACCCAGGCCGGGTCGGCCAGGGTTTTGCCTTCTGAGTCTTGCCAGCGGGCGATAATCCTGCTCTTTTCCGAATCCGGGAACACGGTGTAAATGTTGCCGGATTCCTGGATCACTTTCGCCGGCATTCCGGGTGGCGCCGAATTGTTGAAAACGAAACCGTTCCAGTGTCCCGGGCCGCCGGCCGCCTGGTATTTGCCGAGTTTCATGCCGAGCATTTCTGCCAGTTGCGGATTGGAGCCGTAAAAGACAATCAATCGGGCGCCGCCGGCGGCAAGTTTTCCCAGTTGGCGCATTTCCCGGTCGTTGATTTGCGGATTGTAAGGGAGAATAATGACGGCCG includes the following:
- a CDS encoding family 10 glycosylhydrolase, with protein sequence MKFSCVFNADKTRLYWDCPAAADLSAAATVEMELTAPAPEAVQSIGLYLKSGRGWYLWIQPLARGGRQKFFFQTASAATEGKPAGWNKINGVRVSFQNEAAADSFVILNALKAGAGQIILVKATSSAPDKDARAVARKTTARIAKWLGDAGVAHSILDDDDIAAGKLRSAAVIILPYNPQINDREMRQLGKLAAGGARLIVFYGSNPQLAEMLGMKLGKYQAAGGPGHWNGFVFNNSAPPGMPAKVIQESGNIYTVFPDSEKSRIIARWQDSEGKTLADPAWVLSEKGAWMTHVLQSEDSEQKKKMLLALLGYYDQSVRNAAGKYFCRRQEYRPPPALKARQNEFRGVWNHSGLGLYPGDWNKTCRLLAGGGITAVFPNMLWAGAAHFPSKYAGRMVSTVQFGDQMAQCSAAARATGLEIHVWKICWDLQNADKQFIAGLRRQGRLQKNGRNESLNWLCPSDPANSALEVNAILEVLNRYDVDGIHLDYIRYPDENSCYCAACRRRFENWSGAAVKKWPADVISGGKSGAYKTWRALQITEFVRTVRREMKKAKPSARLSAAVFGKYPECAESVGQDWGLWLREGTVDFVCPMDYFPSVSIFRTTLARQLSLPNGNRRVYPGIGATLSEGDLPPEIFLEQIRALRAGGAGGFVLFDLNPSLAANFLPLLGNNRER
- a CDS encoding AraC family transcriptional regulator; this encodes MDKNIIFVYFHVMELYYDPKVRLLCIKKCSLRKWHYDHPKLPFWRLYWGSGSAATIRCLGEIVALTSKRIVLVPPNTELSQRMAQGPVTHFGVHFLADAPFNRLHSKLYVFKAEGNMPDAIKAMPLDDEDCLTNNPILITAVRGLIHVLLSKIPAEDMPPVQIQEHLAKSMTFIEENLQRSLSYLELARQMNMSVSTMLRLYQRELGLSPHEYLCQKRIEKACLLIHDRRTSIEQIAEETGFCDRYHFTKVFSRTTGQSPARFRAYGRKRI